A single Mytilus trossulus isolate FHL-02 chromosome 12, PNRI_Mtr1.1.1.hap1, whole genome shotgun sequence DNA region contains:
- the LOC134692696 gene encoding uncharacterized protein LOC134692696 — translation MAEEKTKLTRDGTMQVTAKEGIDYLESSGKETLLVMSGLKDPEPEPPAKKTKLAKGTTMVGTAKEADRLLGDNRPDADAMTRGQQKQIDAISKEAPSTPKKAKLAKAGTMAVTAKEGTDLLGKEKLGDTRQETKRKAPAAKPAMKKTTTMEKTIAEAAWTVPDINVDEGRKTRSQASGAAKPAIKRDGTMQKTAKEGKAFVKAGKKSKK, via the exons ATGGCTGAAGAAAAGACCAAACTTACCAGAGATGGAACAATGCAAGTGACTGCAAAG gaaggAATAGATTATTTAGAATCCTCAGGGAAGGAAACTTTATTAGTAATGTCCGGTTTGAAAGACCCAGAGCCAGAACCACCtgcaaagaaaacaaaattggcTAAAGGAACAACTATGGTTGGAACAGCAAAG GAGGCTGATAGGTTACTTGGTGACAATCGACCAGATGCTGATGCCATGACAAGAGGTCAACAAAAACAGATTGATGCAATCAGTAAAGAGGCCCCATCCACCCCAAAGAAAGCTAAACTGGCCAAGGCAGGCACAATGGCTGTCACTGCTAAg GAAGGAACTGACTTATTAGGAAAAGAGAAACTTGGAGACACAAGACAGGAAACAAAAAGGAAGGCCCCTGCAGCCAAACCAgccatgaaaaaaacaaccaccATGGAAAAAACAATAGCTGAAG ctGCATGGACAGTACCTGATATTAATGTAGATGAAGGAAGAAAAACGAGATCTCAGGCAAGTGGGGCTGCTAAACCTGCCATTAAGCGTGATGGAACCATGCAGAAAACCGCCAAGGAAGGAAAAGCGTTTGTAAAGgcaggaaaaaaatcaaagaaataa